The Chamaesiphon minutus PCC 6605 DNA window TACGAGCTACTGGCTTGGCTCAGAGCATCAGGACTATTTTTCAGTTCGCTTTTACCATTCCCTATATGATTCTCCATTAGATCCTGAAAACATTGTATCTCGTGTTGAAGTTAAACTCGATCGCACGACGTAAATTAATCTCAATCTATAGTACTAAATGCCACTTAAATCTATCCCCGAACCAACCTTACTGACTATTCTACCTGCACCATTACCCGCTCCAAGTCCGGTTGTCGAGCTGCGAGAGGCGCGGATTGATGAGTTTTTACAGGCGCGATCGTTATCTCCTAATAGCAAGATTGCATATCGTCGCGATCTCAACCACTTTTTACGCTGGATTACCATCGGTTGGGCGGCAGTTACACCACGTCAAGTGGCTCAATTTAAAGCGCACCTACTCCGTATCGATTCAGATACAAAAGAGCGAGTATTGAAAGATAGTTCCGTGTGTCGAATTTTAGGCACGCTAAAAAACTTTTATGGTTGGTTGCTCAAAAGTCAGTATATTAGTCTCGATCCCACCATCGCGATCGAGTTACCTAAGTTAGTCGAACCCGAAGCTCAAAATCTTGATGACATTACTGTCGAGCAGATTCTCCACGCAGCTACGAACAGTTCGCTCCCCGAACGCAATATCACGATCGTCTCGGTATTATTGCACGGACTTAGAGCTAGTGAAGTTGTCAATCTCAACTTGGAGGATTACGACGGGCAGCGTTTGAATATCCGTCAAGCTAAGGCTGATAGTAAGGGCAAGGTACCACTAACCGTGCAAACACGATCCAGGCTCGATCGGTATTTAGAATGGCGCGAACGTCAGGGGCATTCGATCGAAAATGGCAGTCCGATCTTCATCTCTGAATCTAATCGCAATCGGGGTAAGCGTTTGAGTTATGACGGTATTTATAAGGTCGTCAAAGAGTTTGAAAAAGCCACTAATACCTCCATCCATCCCCATCAATTTAGACATACATT harbors:
- a CDS encoding tyrosine-type recombinase/integrase; the protein is MPLKSIPEPTLLTILPAPLPAPSPVVELREARIDEFLQARSLSPNSKIAYRRDLNHFLRWITIGWAAVTPRQVAQFKAHLLRIDSDTKERVLKDSSVCRILGTLKNFYGWLLKSQYISLDPTIAIELPKLVEPEAQNLDDITVEQILHAATNSSLPERNITIVSVLLHGLRASEVVNLNLEDYDGQRLNIRQAKADSKGKVPLTVQTRSRLDRYLEWRERQGHSIENGSPIFISESNRNRGKRLSYDGIYKVVKEFEKATNTSIHPHQFRHTFATNMMVQGMNPYHVMTMTRHRSSASFRRYTKAADQAAAEAAFYQTIRQDSEAIDSHNPKSI